The Toxorhynchites rutilus septentrionalis strain SRP chromosome 3, ASM2978413v1, whole genome shotgun sequence genome includes a region encoding these proteins:
- the LOC129775906 gene encoding acidic leucine-rich nuclear phosphoprotein 32 family member B-like yields MSSENKKSEVEVENVAAADEKAEPKELKGVKRPADEKNAESKKVKKDENGAGEEEEDVEDEGEEVEGEDEEYDLPYGEEEDIEAEDEEEEEGDEVDGEEEDEDA; encoded by the exons ATGAGTTCGGAAAACAAGAAAAGTGAAGTTGAGGTTGAAAATGTTGCCGCCGCCGACGAGAAAGCAGAGCCCAAGGAATTAAAAGGAGTCAAACGGCCCGCCGAT GAGAAAAACGCTGAATCGAAAAAAGTGAAGAAAGATGAAAATGGCGCGGGAgaggaagaagaagatgtaGAGGATGAGGGTGAGGAGGTAGAGGGAGAAGATGAAGAGTACGACCTTCCCTATGGTGAAGAAGAGGACATAGAAGCTGAAG ACGAAGAGGAAGAAGAAGGCGATGAGGTCGATGGCGAGGAAGAGGATGAGGATGCGTAA
- the LOC129776882 gene encoding protein spaetzle 4 isoform X1, protein MNQRKRMDSVVIHPLIFIVIIPVLTINGYGYDSASSCDPNASRKGRSSQLLKAIPCDLSSQAYCNLPGTAYPWHAVRRFVHENQGLMRRMYGDIRHISVLKTEIDNNEIDIDDIYHTAERYSRMDTSKKMKHIHPVQFEYSRDKSNDLITEPHFRPTQKVTTSKTPTKASTMTGSLPIITGTNSSTNVTSEHSMNLSLGSSTESNEFLVVNVTEDMSVNSKEHDKIDMKKLSSIANLEMSDGLLNNISSGTVSTPEKSNENESIQTQEILLNMTNDNSKNLDATTISPADIKRKDKESENSNDSSSENLVNSSEPVSEFKDEVNPAEAIKNTANGSKKQEGQLFQDTAQKETPMLNVRGVNACPVKEEVVAPFWANNTRGEVLALLNLYPFEQYVHWEKCAFEFKQMYCREGCRCEQQYRLHRLLAYDPHNECRGIFSDWFRFPSCCICKCYDLPFDLRVTSRSPRTALDESMQYVEDELKNAIYDHAIEEWYRPKDVEPP, encoded by the exons ATGAATCAACGTAAACGAATGGATTCG GTCGTTATACACCCGCTCATTTTCATAGTTATTATTCCTGTGTTAACTATCAATGGATATGGGTATGATTCTGCATCATCTTGCGACCCGAATGCATCAAGAAAAGGTCGATCGTCACAATTACTGAAGGCGATTCCATGTGATTTGAGCTCTCAAGCTTATTGTAACTTGCCGGGAACTGCATATCCTTGGCATGCCGTTCGTCGGTTCGTTCACGAAAATCAAGGCCTGATGCGAAGGATGTATGGCGATATACGACACATATCTGTTCTCAAAACGGAAATAGATAATAATGAAATTGATATAGATGACATATATCATACTGCTGAGAGATACTCTAGAATGGATACTAGTAAAAAAATGAAGCATATTCACCCTGTACAATTTGAATATAGTAGGGATAAAAGTAACGATCTCATTACTGAGCCACATTTCAGACCAACACAGAAAGTAACAACTTCGAAGACGCCAACAAAAGCATCAACAATGACAGGTTCACTACCCATCATTACAGGTACAAATTCATCAACAAATGTCACAAGTGAACATAGCATGAATCTATCTCTCGGTTCTTCTACAGAATCAAATGAATTTTTGGTCGTGAATGTTACAGAAGATATGTCTGTGAACTCTAAAGAACATGATAAGATCGATATGAAGAAATTATCATCTATTGCTAATTTAGAAATGAGTGATGGGTTACTGAATAATATTTCATCTGGAACTGTATCTACCCCAGAAAAAAGTAATGAGAATGAGTCAATTCAGACTCAAGAGATTCTATTGAATATGACAAATGACAATTCTAAAAACCTTGATGCAACCACTATTTCACCAGCAGATATAAAAAGAAAAGACAAAGAGAGTGAAAACTCAAATGATTCATCGAGTGAAAATTTGGTTAATTCTTCCGAGCCAGTAAGTGAGTTCAAAGATGAAGTAAATCCTGCGGAAGCgattaaaaatactgcaaacgGATCGAAAAAACAAGAAGGTCAGCTTTTTCAGGACACTGCCCAAAAAGAGACGCCAATGTTAAACGTAAGAGGAGT AAACGCATGCCCCGTGAAGGAAGAAGTTGTTGCACCATTCTGGGCCAATAATACAAGAGGAGAGGTTCTTGCGTTGCTCAATCTTTATCCATTTGAACAGTATGTACATTGGGAAAAATGTGCCTTCGAGTTTAAACAGATGTATTGTCGGGAAGGATGTCGTTGTGAGCAACAATATAGACTACATCGACTGCTGGCATATGATCCGCACAATGAATGCAGAGGAATTTTTTCGGATTGGTTCAGATTTCCTTCGTGTTGTATTTGTAAATGTTATGATCTTCCCTTCGATTTGCGAGTTACATCCAGAAGCCCGAGGACAGCATTGGACGAATCTATGCAGTACGTCGAGGATGAATTGAAGAACGCTATATATGATCATGCAATTGAGGAATGGTACCGGCCTAAAGATGTTGAACCCccatga
- the LOC129776882 gene encoding protein spaetzle 4 isoform X2 — MNQRKRMDSVVIHPLIFIVIIPVLTINGYGYDSASSCDPNASRKGRSSQLLKAIPCDLSSQAYCNLPGTAYPWHAVRRFVHENQGLMRRMYGDIRHISVLKTEIDNNEIDIDDIYHTAERYSRMDTSKKMKHIHPVQFEYSRDKSNDLITEPHFRPTQKVTTSKTPTKASTMTGSLPIITESNEFLVVNVTEDMSVNSKEHDKIDMKKLSSIANLEMSDGLLNNISSGTVSTPEKSNENESIQTQEILLNMTNDNSKNLDATTISPADIKRKDKESENSNDSSSENLVNSSEPVSEFKDEVNPAEAIKNTANGSKKQEGQLFQDTAQKETPMLNVRGVNACPVKEEVVAPFWANNTRGEVLALLNLYPFEQYVHWEKCAFEFKQMYCREGCRCEQQYRLHRLLAYDPHNECRGIFSDWFRFPSCCICKCYDLPFDLRVTSRSPRTALDESMQYVEDELKNAIYDHAIEEWYRPKDVEPP; from the exons ATGAATCAACGTAAACGAATGGATTCG GTCGTTATACACCCGCTCATTTTCATAGTTATTATTCCTGTGTTAACTATCAATGGATATGGGTATGATTCTGCATCATCTTGCGACCCGAATGCATCAAGAAAAGGTCGATCGTCACAATTACTGAAGGCGATTCCATGTGATTTGAGCTCTCAAGCTTATTGTAACTTGCCGGGAACTGCATATCCTTGGCATGCCGTTCGTCGGTTCGTTCACGAAAATCAAGGCCTGATGCGAAGGATGTATGGCGATATACGACACATATCTGTTCTCAAAACGGAAATAGATAATAATGAAATTGATATAGATGACATATATCATACTGCTGAGAGATACTCTAGAATGGATACTAGTAAAAAAATGAAGCATATTCACCCTGTACAATTTGAATATAGTAGGGATAAAAGTAACGATCTCATTACTGAGCCACATTTCAGACCAACACAGAAAGTAACAACTTCGAAGACGCCAACAAAAGCATCAACAATGACAGGTTCACTACCCATCATTACAG AATCAAATGAATTTTTGGTCGTGAATGTTACAGAAGATATGTCTGTGAACTCTAAAGAACATGATAAGATCGATATGAAGAAATTATCATCTATTGCTAATTTAGAAATGAGTGATGGGTTACTGAATAATATTTCATCTGGAACTGTATCTACCCCAGAAAAAAGTAATGAGAATGAGTCAATTCAGACTCAAGAGATTCTATTGAATATGACAAATGACAATTCTAAAAACCTTGATGCAACCACTATTTCACCAGCAGATATAAAAAGAAAAGACAAAGAGAGTGAAAACTCAAATGATTCATCGAGTGAAAATTTGGTTAATTCTTCCGAGCCAGTAAGTGAGTTCAAAGATGAAGTAAATCCTGCGGAAGCgattaaaaatactgcaaacgGATCGAAAAAACAAGAAGGTCAGCTTTTTCAGGACACTGCCCAAAAAGAGACGCCAATGTTAAACGTAAGAGGAGT AAACGCATGCCCCGTGAAGGAAGAAGTTGTTGCACCATTCTGGGCCAATAATACAAGAGGAGAGGTTCTTGCGTTGCTCAATCTTTATCCATTTGAACAGTATGTACATTGGGAAAAATGTGCCTTCGAGTTTAAACAGATGTATTGTCGGGAAGGATGTCGTTGTGAGCAACAATATAGACTACATCGACTGCTGGCATATGATCCGCACAATGAATGCAGAGGAATTTTTTCGGATTGGTTCAGATTTCCTTCGTGTTGTATTTGTAAATGTTATGATCTTCCCTTCGATTTGCGAGTTACATCCAGAAGCCCGAGGACAGCATTGGACGAATCTATGCAGTACGTCGAGGATGAATTGAAGAACGCTATATATGATCATGCAATTGAGGAATGGTACCGGCCTAAAGATGTTGAACCCccatga